TTTGATTTGTTTTTTGAGCAAAGCCTAGTGTCTTCATTTGTATTAGCGTCAGTTCAATTCGAGTTAGCCAGTGCAGGTACTGTGGATTTTTCGCTGGCCAATGTAAGCTTGACCGATGGCTTTGGCACGTCGGGCGTATTTGCCCCTGCATCACTTGATTTGCGCGGTGCAAGCTTCGCTGTCAGCAGCGCTCAAGTACCTTTACCAGCAAGCGCGGCATTAATGTTATTGCCGTTACTATTTCTTGTGAGAAAGCGCGATAGCTAATTGATATCGCATATGCGTAAGTAAAACTCACACTTCAAACCACTATGGTTTAGCCCCTGCATTTTGGGGCTTTTTTATACCCAACTTATTCATTATTCATAGCTAGCTTATGCTAGTGGCTTTAAACCTTTTTCTTTATTAATACCGCCTCGCTATCCCAAACCAGCGTAGTCAGCACTTTTCCCAAAGTGATATAAACAGCAAAAATAATTTTATTTGCAATATTTAACAACTCCACTGGGTCTTACATCGCAACTGTTTATGAGCTTACAATTGATATGCCAATGTCTTACATTTTGTATGTGAATAAACCAAAGCCAAATTTAGTTAATCCAGATCAAAGTTCACTGAATTAAAACAATTTGCTCGTATTTTTTGAAAAAAAAATAGGCTTTAATAAGCCGTTTTATAATGCTAGCGAAAACCAATAAAAGTCTATAAATAACAATCACTAGCAGCATAATTTAAGAGTTTTGGCCGAGCAGGCCAGTTTTGTATTTCATTCAGTTTTTCATTCAATCAAGAGGTGTGAATGAGTAATGAGTAAAGAACAACGTTTTTCTGAGCAAGATATCTTGCTTTCAACCACCGACCTAAACAGTCATATCAAGTATGCTAATGATAGTTTTTGTAACATTGCGGGCTATGAATTAGATGAAATGATCGGTCAGCCGCACAATATGGTGCGTCACCCTGATATGCCAAAAGCTGCATTTAAGAATTTGTGGTCATATATTAAAGATGGCAAACCTTGGATGGGGCTCGTTAAGAATCGCTGTAAAAATGGCGATTATTATTGGGTTAACGCCTATGTTACACCGATAAAAAACGAAAAAGGTGAAGTCTACGAGTACCAGTCAGTGCGCACTGCACCGGATCGCGATGCTGTTGCCCGTGCTGAAAAGCTTTACCAGCAACTTAACGAAGGTAAATCACCAGTTCAGTTAACAGCGCAGCTTGATGCGACACTCGTTTTTCAAATCATCGCAGCATTAATGAGTGTGTTGTCTATTACCTCACTAGTGTTAGCGCCTACTAGTGTACTTGCCTGGATCATGAGTATTTTGGCAACGTCTGGCTGCTTTTTATTTGGTTTATGGCGAAAGCGCTATAAAACTGTGGTTAATCGCGCGAAGCAAACGTTTGATAACCCGTTAATGAACCTCGTTTATTCAGGCATTAATAGTGACTTAAGCTGTGTTGATTTAGCACTGAGAATGCAAAAAGCTGAATTAAGGGCGGTTGTTGGTCGAGTTGCGGATGACTCTGGAAAAATAGCAGAAAGCGCAGTTGAATCTGCTGAACGAGGCAGTGGTATTGCACAAATACTGTCGAGTCAAAAATCAGAGACAGAACAAGTGGCCACGGCTATTCACCAAATGTCGTGTACCGTGCAAGAAATTGCAGAGGTCGTTGCCAACGGTGCCAATGTTGCTCAACAAGGCTTAGTCATCAACGATCAAGGTCAACAAGTTGTAACTAACATGGTGGCAGCAATTAGCGAGCTATCTGCGCAGCTAGGTAATGTTGATAGCGCCATTAGCCGTTTAATCACTGGCAGTCGAACCATTGAAACCGTGTTAAGCGAGATCAGTAGTATTGCTGATCAAACGAATTTATTGGCACTAAACGCTGCGATCGAAGCTGCTCGCGCCGGTGAACAAGGTCGAGGTTTTGCGGTAGTTGCTGAAGAAGTTCGCGCATTGGCAATGCGTTCGCAGCAGTCTACTGACGAGATTGCTAAGTTGTTGGCACAGCTTAGGGAAGAATCAGATGCTGCGACCAATGCTATGGTGAAAGGCAATGACTTGTCAGCAAACTGTGTCGACCTTGCTAATGACACCGGTAGTGCGCTAGCTCAGCTCAATACCGAAGTTACTGAATTGGCCAACATTAGCGCGCAAATAGCAACAGCTGTTGAAGAACAATCTGTAGTTGCTGAGCAAATTAACCAAAATGTATCTACTATCTCGCAAATGTCGAGTGAAAGTGAACAACACGGTAGGGAAGCCGTGAGTTTAAGTGAAAACCTGCTTGATAGACTAAACGATCAAAAGAGTTTAGTTACTCAGTTTAATGGCTAGCCAATAAACTTTATTCTACCTAACACGCTTATAATTGGTAATAAGCGTGTTAGGTAGCTCACAACTTACCCTCTTGTTTATTAACGGTAATCTCGTATCCACCTAAACCATTGTTGCTGCAAACCTCTACTTTAAACAACTCTCTTAAATATCAAACACTTATTTAATATTAAGTGGTATCGCCGCCAACCTTGGCAATGTTGCTAAATATGTCGGTAAATATGTCTAAGTATGTCGAGTGATTACCAAGCGTTTCTCGTACGTCATTTATCGTATTAAAGTTGAATTTCATCCTATCCCTACTAGCGATAAACAATTGAGTTGTTAGCTTTTAGTCATGATTTATTGATATTGACTAACCCCTTTACAGCAACGGCTTGATGCAACTGCCAATTGATAATCAATAATTAAGATAGTGCAAAACAGCACAGCGAGACTGTAAATGCGGGGGAGTCAAAGGGATCAAAGGGAATAGTACTGAAATGAAACTTACCTCCACCGCGCTGAAAAGTCCGGCTGCTGTATCAGTAGTTGTTGCGTTTATCTTACTTGTTGGTTTACTGAGCCTAGTTAAACTGCCAATCCAATTGTTTCCAGATATTGAACGACCTCGTATCGCCATTCAAACATTTTGGCGTGCCGCTTCGCCACAAGAAATTGAGTCAGAAATTATAGAGCCGCAAGAGCGCGTGCTAAGAGGCATTTCTGGCTTACATTCAATGAATGCATTTGCCAATCGCGGCAATGCTTTTATTAATTTGGAGTTTGGCGTCGAAACCGACATGGATCAAACGCTTATTGAGGTAATCAGCCGTATGACGCGTGTTCAAAACCAACCTCGAGATGCGCGCCCACCCAGGGTTATGCTCGGTGGTTTTGGTGGAGGTACGCCTGCATTGACCTTCTTTTTCTTGCAAGCCTTGCCCGGTAATCCAGAGCCCATTGATAATTACATTGATTACGCCAGCGAAGTGGTGAAACCACGCATTGAGGCAGTGCAAGGGGTCGCGGGTGTGCAATTATTTGCTGATCGTAATCGCGAAGAGCTACAAATTCGCTTTGATCCGATCAAAGTGGCGGAATATGGCATTCAAATCCCCCAATTAGTCTCACTAGTGACTGCGACGAATGATGTGACTGGTGGCTTTGTTGATGTCGGTCGTCGGCAGTATACATTGCGGTTTAGCGGGAAGTACGATGCTTCAGACCTAGCAAACCTAATACTGGAGTCACGCAATGGTCGCAATATTCGCCTTGGCGATATTGCAACAGTGGAAGTACGTCGACCTGATAAGTCGGAAACCGCCATTCAAAATGGCAACCCAGCGTTTTCAATGCGAATTGATCGCGCTAATGGTGCCAATGTATTGGAAACATTAAACCGTGTTAAAAACGAAATCACTTTAATTAATGAAGAGTTGTTGGCACCGAAACAATTGGTGATGGTGCAATCATTCGATGCCTCAGTATTTATTTACCGCGCTATCAATCTAGTGCGTAATAACTTATTTGCCGGTGTGGTGTTGTCATTATCCGTACTTTGGCTGTTTGTCCGCCGCATGCGTGCCACCTTGATCATCGCAACGGCTATTCCGATCAGTTTATTCACCACCTTTATTGTGCTTCATATTACTGGCCGTAGTCTAAATGTGATTTCACTGGCGGGATTAGCCTTTGCCGTCGGGATGGTGTTAGATGCCGCGATAGTGGTGCTAGAAAACATTCTGCGCTTGCGCGATCAAGGTAAAGATCAGCATGAAGCGTCAGAGCTTGGCGCAAAACAAGTGTGGGGTGCGTTACTGGCATCTACCGCAACGACTGTTGCTATTTTTCTACCTGTGTTTTTCCTTAAGGATATAGAGGGGCAACTATTTGGCGATTTAGCGCTCACCATTGCTATCGCAGTATCTGTATCTTTGCTGGTGGCAACTGTGCTACTGCCAGTGTTAGCCAAGTATTTTTTGCGCCAACAGCAAGTGGTCGATCCAAATCAACGAGTCTGGCAATCCATTACCAACAAAGTGATGCAGGCAACGAGCACTAAGCGTGGCCGCTTGACCATTGCTTTTGTTATGTTGGCACTGCCAATTGCGGTCACTTACATTGCGATGCCCAAACTCGACTATTTACCACCGGTTAAGCGTGATGCGGTCGATGCACGGTTACAATTCCCACCGGGCTCTAATGTTGACACGCTAGAGCGTGAAGTGGTGGCGAAAATCGTCGAGCGTTTACAACCATATATGGACGGCGAAAAAGAACCCGCGCTAAAAAATTACTACCTTTTCACTGGGCCATTCGGCGGTAATGTTGGCGTACGTGTTAAAGACCAATCGCGTGTTGATGAGCTGTTAGATATCGTGCGCAATGAAGTTCTAGTTGATTTACCAGACACCAATGCTTTCGCCTTTCAGGGCAATCTGTTCGGCGGTTTCGGTGGTGGTAGACAAGTACAAATGCGCTTGCAATCAAAAGATAATCGCGCACTGCAAGAAGCGGCTAAGCAAGGTTTAGAATTTGTTAAACAGGCCATTCCTGAAGTGAGTGTTCAAGCAAGGCCTGGCGTAGAGATGGCGGAACCAGAGCTGAGACTCACACCTAACGATCGCGCTATTTTAGAGCAAGGCTGGGATCGTCGTGCACTGGGCAGTGTCGTTCGAACATTAGGTGACGGTTTATATGTTGGCGAGTACTTCAATGGTACTAAACGTATCAACATGATTTTACGCGCTGATGGTTGGGAAAACCCTGACAATTTAGGCGATGTACCTGTGGTAACTGGCAACGGCAACATTACCCAATTGTCTGAACTCGTTAGCATCGACCGTACCGTTGGGCCGACAAGGCTAACCCGCGTTGATGGCAAGCGAACCATTACGTTAAATATAAATCCGCCTCAGGGCTGGTCATTAGAAGAGACCATCGATGCGCTAAAAAGCCAAGTAGAGCCGAAACTTGCACAAGTGATGCCGGAAGATGGCAGCATCCACTATGGCGGAAGCGCCGATCAATTGGAAAAAGCCATTGGTGTGATGAGTGAAAACTTTGCATTCGCATTGGTGATTTTATTTTTACTGATGGCTGCCTTATTCCGCTCGGTTAAAGACAGCATGCTGGTTATTATCACCATTCCGCTAGCCACTGTTGGCGGTATATTAGCGCTGCAAACACTCAACCTTGTGGTATTCCAGCCATTAGATTTATTGACCATGATTGGCTTTGTCATATTGCTAGGCTTAGTGGTGAACAATGCCATTTTATTAGTCCATCAAACTCGCCAAGCAGAGCTAGTTGGTATGTCGCGCGATGACGCAGTTGAACAAGCGCTAATGTTGCGCTTGCGTCCAATCTTTATGAGTACGGCGACTAGCTTTTTCGGCATGTTGCCATTACTGCTTATGCCAGGTACGGGCAGTGTAATTTATCGCGGCTTGGCCTCGGTGATTGTTGGTGGCTTAGCAGTAAGCACCATTTTTACCATTATTTTATTGCCTTGTTTATTGCGTATCACTGGCCGAGATATTGCTATTAACCCCGCTTTCTTGGGCACTGATAAAGCAATTGGCGAACCAGAACAAGCCCATTTAGTTGTGGTAAAACCAGACTCTCAAACATAGTTGCAGCGCTGAGCAGTATGTAATGCGCCTATAGGCTACATAACGAATAAAACAGAATACTAAATTATACGTACAGGAAAGGATCATGAAAAAGTCACTGTTAGCGGTTATCACTCAAACACTCTCAAAGCCAATGTCGAGCGCGGCTATCATCGTGGGCTTTGCCAGCCTGTCGTTGGCATCAACAACGAGTTTGGCAGCGGAAGCGGAAAAAGCGGCACTAGTGAGTATCGATTTTGCAAAAACCGAGCAAGTAAACCCGACCATGTGGCTGCCAGCCAATGTTATCAGTCGACGTAACTCGCCGTTGTCGGCTGAGCAAACTGGGCAGCTACTATGGATTGAAGAAGTTGGCACTCAAGTAAGTGCAGGGCAAGTGATAGCGCGTCAAGACAACCGCCATTTAACGCTGCGTTTGGCACAGCAACAAGCAGAACTCAAACAGTATCAAGCGGATGTCGTCTATTTGAAAAAACAGCAGCAGCGGTTATCGACACTAAACCAAACTAACCATACCGCATTAAGTGAATTAGAACGTACAGTAAAAGATTTAGCAGTGGCGATTAACGAAGTTGACGCAACAAAACTGGCAATGGAGCAAACGAAGCTGGCGATTGAAAAATCAGAAATTAAAGCACCGTTTAGTGGCAGTATCAGTCAACGCTTTGTTGATGAAGGGGTGCTAGTCATGAGTGGTAGCCCTGTATTACAACTTGTTGATACTCATCACCTTGATGTAAAAATTGCTGCGCCTATCACCATCGCACCACACATTAAGGCAAACGATAAGGTCTTGGTTAAATGGCAAGGTGAACTGTTAGAACTGCCGGTCAGAACGTGGAGCTTAGCGGGTGATCAAGCTTCTCGAACATTCGATGTTCGCTTGCAAGCAGACGGTAGCGAGATGATGGCAGGCAGCGCGGTAACCGTCTCTCTGCCAAAAGCGGCAAGCAAGCAGGCAACGCTTGTACCTCGTGATGCTTTGGTTTTGCGTGAGCAAGAAACCTTTATTATGAAAATTGACGATCAAGACACAGCACAAAAAATCAGCGTATTAGTTGGCCAAGGAATTGGTCAATGGATTTCCGTCACCGGTAATGTAAGGGCGGGTGACGAAGTTATTATTCGCGGTGGCGAGCGCTTGCAAGCAGGGCAAAAAGTACGCCGTGATGAGGCATTAACGCAAGTGGCTGCAGTTAACTAATAGGGTTAATCGCGTTAAACCGACAAACCTTAAGCTAAAACCGCTATACACTGACAAGTTCGCGTGATTTACTTTTTATCTCTCTGGAGATAAAGGCTTAAACGCCATACCTTATGCAACGGTTAAACGAGTAAGCGGAAAGTGTTATGAAGAAGTTGGTGGTATTGTCTGGCGCTGGGATGAGCGCAGAAAGCGGTTTAAAAACCTTCCGCGATGCTGATGGCTTGTGGGAAGGTCACGATGTGATGGAAGTGGCAAGTATTGAAGGCTGGCAGCAAAATCCTGCGTTAGTATTGGATTTTTACAATCAACGCCGTCGCCAATTACTTACTGCGCAACCCAATATTGGACATCAATTATTAGCTGATCTAGAGCAGCATTTTGACGTCTCAATTGTTACTCAAAACGTTGATGATTTGCACGAAAGGGCAGGTAGCCAAAAGGTAATTCATCTGCATGGGCAATTATTGGAGTCAAAGAGCAGCATAGATGGTGACCTTATTTACCCTTGTCACCAAGATATCGAACTTGGGCAAACCTGTGAGAGTGGCAGCCAGTTAAGACCTAATATTGTCTGGTTCGGTGAAATGGTGCCTATGCTTGAACCCGCCGCCAAACTTGTTGCTCAGGCTGATATATTAGTGATTATTGGAACGTCTATGCAGGTATACCCCGCAGCAAGTCTAGCAAATTTCGCGCCCGTTGATACGCCCATTTATTACATCGATCCTAAACCCGCGATTAATGAGACGGTGCAGCAATTAACGAATTTAGTGGTAATTGCTGAGACAGCGAGTCAAGGCTTAGCATCGCTCAAAGAGAAGTTGCTGGAAATATAAATACATTTATATTGCTAGCCAAACTTATTGTCAGGTATGGTTTAGGCGCATTTAAAAAATTAGTTATCGCCGCTCGCTAATAAAGATTGCCAAACTAGCTTGGTACTTTTGATAGCTTGTAAATCGCGCAGCAAGCTCAGGCGATAAGTTGGCTGTTATTGAGTTCTTGTCGACTAATGAAAAGCCGCAACTGACGTAAAATTGCGTTAAATGAGGCTCAGCAAAGCATATAATATGATCAACTTCTAAGCTGCAATGTTTCAGTGCATGCTTGGTAAGCTTTTTACCTAAACCTTTGCCGCGATAGCTTTGGCTTACAACGAGTCCATGTAGCAATGCTTGTTTGTTGCCTTGCCTTAATTGGCTGATAATCACGCTGCCAATAATATTGTTAGACAAGTTATTGTGCAGGTAACTAGGTGATTCGGCAGAGCTGTTTTCGCTGGCAACAAATGCTTGGTCGTATCCTTTAAATTTCGCGCTGTAGTTTTGGTTGCGGTAAAAGCGTTTAACATCATTTTTATTCGCGTCAGCGCTAAAGCTTATATGATTTTCTTGCATTCTATGGTGCTAGTGGACTGTACAAAGAGTTTAGGTTGGAAATGGCGTTTCACATTGCCAGCATATTTCAAACGCTGCGCCATTTTGCTCTTTGCAAGTCGGACAAAACCAGTCTTCGCGTTGACCTTGGCGTTTAGCATCAGCAATTAACGTTTTTGCTTTGCTGAGCTGGCTATCATTTACCAGCCATAATTCTGGCCACGCATCTACAGCAGCTAATTCACCAACACCACCACTGGCAAATTCATTCTTTAAGATAACTTCGATGCCTGCCATAGCCAGCAAGTTTTGAATGTTAGCAACGACAACAGGGTTTTCATGGGTGTAGATCAGCAATTAATCCTCCTGAATAGCTCGATATTTATTCAGTACCGCTTGCGGTATTTCGGGTGATTCTAATGCGAGAGAGTCCATTTTGTCTTTAATTTTATTTAATGACTCTTTGGCCGCAGCCATAGACTCTTCACATGTGATGTTGATGGTTTCTAGAGACCGTCGTACATCGCCATATCTTGCACCCGCCATACGATGGCGCTCAGCTCGCTGGCTCAGTTTAAGAAAGGTTTGCAAACCTGCCAATATAGCCACCAATAAACTTAAAACTCCAGAGATACTCTTGGCCACTTCTTGTGATAACACTTGAGAGATTGCTTCAATGGGCACGATTACCTCAGCGCTACCTATCAACGCTGAGAGCACAATAACTGGAATGCCAAGCTGTAAAAAGCGCCGTTCATAAAGATTACCAGAGTCATAGTGTGCATTCTGCACTCGTACTACGCGAGTGTGCCATTCGTCGATAACTCGATGTGTTTCGCTGCTGATGTCCATAATTTTGTATCAAGCTAGGGCGTGTACAAATAATTATGGCAGGAGATATAAAAAAGGCAGACTTTAGTCGCCTGCCTTTGGTATCAGTTGATTTACTGTCGGTTTATACGCGCAGCGCTTTCTCACCGCGGCCAATGCCGACGCAACCTGAGCGAACTGATTCGATAACTTCGGTTTCGTTCGACACCGCACTTATAAAGGCATCAAGCTTTTCAGCATCACCAGTGACTTGCACTGTGTATACTTGCTTGCCGATATCAACGATATTACCTCGGAAAATATCCGCAATACGTTTGATTTCAGTGCGTGTTTTGTCATTCATTGCTAATAACTTAATGAGCAGTAATTCACGCTCAACATGGCTGCGCTCTGTTAAGTCAGTGATCTTGATCACGTCGATGAGCTTGTTTACCTGCTTAACGATTTGCTCTAAAACACGATCATCGCCAGAAGTGGCAATGGTAATGCGCGATAAACTTTCGTCTTCTGTTGGTGCTACGGTCAAGCTTTCAATGTTAAATGCACGTTGTGAGAAAAGGCCAACAATGCGCGACAAGCTGCCAGGTTCGTTCTCAAGTAAAATGGCTAAAATACGACGCATTATGCTTTCTCTCCTTTTTTGATCCACATTTCATCAACTGCGCCGTGACGCACCTGCATTGGATAAACATGTTCTTTTTCGTCAACAAGTACATCAACGAACACTAGGCGATTACGAGTTTCAAACGCTTCTGTTAATTTTTCGTTTAATTCGCTTAAGTGGTTAATTTGAATACCAACATGACCATAAGATTCTGCTAATTTCACAAAATCAGGCAGCGACTCCATGTATGAAGACGAATGGCGACCACCATAAATCATATCTTGCCACTGTCGCACCATACCCAGTGAACGGTTATTTAATGACACAATCACCACAGGTAAGTTGTACTGTAAACAAGTTGATAATTCTTGAATGTTCATTTGCACAGAACCATCGCCAGTAATACAGATTACATGGCTGTCTGGGAAGGCTAATTTTGCGCCCATTGCTGCGGGCAAACCAAAGCCCATAGTGCCTAGGCCGCCAGAATTAATCCATTGTCTGGGTTTGGCAAATGGGTAATATTGCGCGGCGAACATTTGGTGCTGACCAACATCAGAACAAACGTAAGCTTCACCTTTGGTAATCTCGTACATGGCTTCAACCACTTGTTGCGGTTTAATTTTGTCGCCATCAGCAGGAGCTTGGTAACTAAAGCTGTTAACACTGCGCCACTCTTTGATTTGCTTCCACCAGCTTGCTAGTGCCGCTTCATTGCGCTCATAACCAATAGCATCCATTTCTTCCATCAGTTGAGTCATTACATTGTCAACTAAGCCAACCACTGGGATATGGGCATTGATGGTTTTTGAGATTGACGTTGGATCAACATCAACATGGATAATTGTTGCGTTAGGGCAGAACTTTTGTACGTTATTTGTCACGCGATCATCAAAGCGGGCACCGAGCGCTAAAATAACATCAGCGTTTGCCATTGCTTTGTTGGCTTCCAAACTACCGTGCATGCCAAGCATACCCAAGAAGTTAGGGTGAATACCGGAAATGCCGCCAAGTCCCATTAAGGTATTGGTGATCGGGGCATTTAATCGCTCAACCAAGGTTGTTAATTGCTCAGATGCATCGGCTAAAACAATACCACCACCTGTGTAAACCACTAAGCGCTCTGCATTAGCAATGGTTTTCACCGCTTTCTTAATTTGCTTAGGGTGGCCTTTTACGGTTGGGCTGTAAGAGCGTAATTTTACATCAGTATCGATATGGAACTCGCCCTTATTTTGTGGGATCAGCATGTCTTTTGGTAGCTCAACCACAACTGGGCCAGGGCGACCTGAGTTGGCAATATAAAAAGCCTTAGCAATGATGTTTGGAATATCTTCTAATTTACGACAGTTAAAGCTGTGTTTCACAATTGGGCGGGAACAACCAACAATATCGGTTTCTTGGAAGGCATCATCACCAATTAGGCTGGTGGCTACTTGACCAGCTAATACCACCATTGGAATTGAATCCATGTATGCTGTTGCGATACCTGTCACACAGTTTGTTGCGCCAGGGCCTGAAGTGGCTAAAACCACACCAACTTCACCAGTGGCTCGGGTATAGCCGTCTGCCATGTGAGTGGCGGCTTGTTCGTGTCGTACCAGAATATGCTCAACATCATTCTGATTGAAAATTGCGTCATAAATATCAAGTACTGAACCACCCGGATAGCCAAAAATGTATTTGACCTTAAGTGCTGATAGTGCCTTGACCACCATTTCAGCGCCGGTATATAGCTCCTTCGTCATTGTCTCGCCCTTAATATGTTCTGAATTAATAAAAAACCCCCGGTCTGTGCAGAGCGGGGGTTTTTTGGTGTTTAAACTATGTCTTTCCTACGAATAGCACCAGCCCCGCTGTGGCTTGACAACCACGACGACCACGAGACGTACGATGAGGATAAATGCTGATTTCACGTTAACAAAAAGTTGCATAGCTGATTAAGTTGCCACCATTTTTAAGGGGTTCGCGGTCCTTTGTCAACCATTAATTACAATAATCTCGAATTAATAAAAACTGCTCGTTGTTGAGCTCTTGACAAGGGTTTTCTGCGTAATAACCACTATAAATATTGGTGATTAACCTCTTGGTGACGCGAGCCTTGCCAATTAACGTTCCAGTTAATTTTAACCGGTGAGTTTAAGGTAATGATTTTTAGTGGTAAATTAGCTTCATACCAGAGAGTGGATGAGCCAAAAAGATTAGGGCGTGTTGATCTTTCAGGGTTGTTTTTGCAGCAGTCTGTTTGGGTTTTATACAAGGCGGCACTTGTGCTGTGTAGTCATTCTCCATAAATAAGTGCCAACACAGTAGAAAATTCAAACAGACGCTGCCCTGCGGGTTCATCTAAACGCTTCCTGCTCATTGTTGCTCGCTTTTTACATAGAACGACTATGCGACAAAGCGAGCGCCGTGATCAGAAATCGTTTAGATTGAACAAAATTCAATCTCGAAAGATCAACACGCCCTAGTACCAATTAATATAGACACACGAAACTAGAAAGCACTATTGGTTGTCTAAGGTCTAGTTTAATGTGGGTTCTTGTCGTAAATAGGATGCAAGTTATGAAGATAGTTAAACAAGTGATGTTAGTCGCATTAGTAGCAGGTTTAGCGGGCTGCGCCAGTACATACAAAGCAAAGGTCAAT
This Thalassotalea euphylliae DNA region includes the following protein-coding sequences:
- a CDS encoding SLATT domain-containing protein, with protein sequence MDISSETHRVIDEWHTRVVRVQNAHYDSGNLYERRFLQLGIPVIVLSALIGSAEVIVPIEAISQVLSQEVAKSISGVLSLLVAILAGLQTFLKLSQRAERHRMAGARYGDVRRSLETINITCEESMAAAKESLNKIKDKMDSLALESPEIPQAVLNKYRAIQED
- a CDS encoding GNAT family N-acetyltransferase, whose protein sequence is MQENHISFSADANKNDVKRFYRNQNYSAKFKGYDQAFVASENSSAESPSYLHNNLSNNIIGSVIISQLRQGNKQALLHGLVVSQSYRGKGLGKKLTKHALKHCSLEVDHIICFAEPHLTQFYVSCGFSLVDKNSITANLSPELAARFTSYQKYQASLAIFISERR
- a CDS encoding methyl-accepting chemotaxis protein, which encodes MSKEQRFSEQDILLSTTDLNSHIKYANDSFCNIAGYELDEMIGQPHNMVRHPDMPKAAFKNLWSYIKDGKPWMGLVKNRCKNGDYYWVNAYVTPIKNEKGEVYEYQSVRTAPDRDAVARAEKLYQQLNEGKSPVQLTAQLDATLVFQIIAALMSVLSITSLVLAPTSVLAWIMSILATSGCFLFGLWRKRYKTVVNRAKQTFDNPLMNLVYSGINSDLSCVDLALRMQKAELRAVVGRVADDSGKIAESAVESAERGSGIAQILSSQKSETEQVATAIHQMSCTVQEIAEVVANGANVAQQGLVINDQGQQVVTNMVAAISELSAQLGNVDSAISRLITGSRTIETVLSEISSIADQTNLLALNAAIEAARAGEQGRGFAVVAEEVRALAMRSQQSTDEIAKLLAQLREESDAATNAMVKGNDLSANCVDLANDTGSALAQLNTEVTELANISAQIATAVEEQSVVAEQINQNVSTISQMSSESEQHGREAVSLSENLLDRLNDQKSLVTQFNG
- a CDS encoding efflux RND transporter periplasmic adaptor subunit; the encoded protein is MKKSLLAVITQTLSKPMSSAAIIVGFASLSLASTTSLAAEAEKAALVSIDFAKTEQVNPTMWLPANVISRRNSPLSAEQTGQLLWIEEVGTQVSAGQVIARQDNRHLTLRLAQQQAELKQYQADVVYLKKQQQRLSTLNQTNHTALSELERTVKDLAVAINEVDATKLAMEQTKLAIEKSEIKAPFSGSISQRFVDEGVLVMSGSPVLQLVDTHHLDVKIAAPITIAPHIKANDKVLVKWQGELLELPVRTWSLAGDQASRTFDVRLQADGSEMMAGSAVTVSLPKAASKQATLVPRDALVLREQETFIMKIDDQDTAQKISVLVGQGIGQWISVTGNVRAGDEVIIRGGERLQAGQKVRRDEALTQVAAVN
- a CDS encoding efflux RND transporter permease subunit, translated to MKLTSTALKSPAAVSVVVAFILLVGLLSLVKLPIQLFPDIERPRIAIQTFWRAASPQEIESEIIEPQERVLRGISGLHSMNAFANRGNAFINLEFGVETDMDQTLIEVISRMTRVQNQPRDARPPRVMLGGFGGGTPALTFFFLQALPGNPEPIDNYIDYASEVVKPRIEAVQGVAGVQLFADRNREELQIRFDPIKVAEYGIQIPQLVSLVTATNDVTGGFVDVGRRQYTLRFSGKYDASDLANLILESRNGRNIRLGDIATVEVRRPDKSETAIQNGNPAFSMRIDRANGANVLETLNRVKNEITLINEELLAPKQLVMVQSFDASVFIYRAINLVRNNLFAGVVLSLSVLWLFVRRMRATLIIATAIPISLFTTFIVLHITGRSLNVISLAGLAFAVGMVLDAAIVVLENILRLRDQGKDQHEASELGAKQVWGALLASTATTVAIFLPVFFLKDIEGQLFGDLALTIAIAVSVSLLVATVLLPVLAKYFLRQQQVVDPNQRVWQSITNKVMQATSTKRGRLTIAFVMLALPIAVTYIAMPKLDYLPPVKRDAVDARLQFPPGSNVDTLEREVVAKIVERLQPYMDGEKEPALKNYYLFTGPFGGNVGVRVKDQSRVDELLDIVRNEVLVDLPDTNAFAFQGNLFGGFGGGRQVQMRLQSKDNRALQEAAKQGLEFVKQAIPEVSVQARPGVEMAEPELRLTPNDRAILEQGWDRRALGSVVRTLGDGLYVGEYFNGTKRINMILRADGWENPDNLGDVPVVTGNGNITQLSELVSIDRTVGPTRLTRVDGKRTITLNINPPQGWSLEETIDALKSQVEPKLAQVMPEDGSIHYGGSADQLEKAIGVMSENFAFALVILFLLMAALFRSVKDSMLVIITIPLATVGGILALQTLNLVVFQPLDLLTMIGFVILLGLVVNNAILLVHQTRQAELVGMSRDDAVEQALMLRLRPIFMSTATSFFGMLPLLLMPGTGSVIYRGLASVIVGGLAVSTIFTIILLPCLLRITGRDIAINPAFLGTDKAIGEPEQAHLVVVKPDSQT
- a CDS encoding putative signal transducing protein → MLIYTHENPVVVANIQNLLAMAGIEVILKNEFASGGVGELAAVDAWPELWLVNDSQLSKAKTLIADAKRQGQREDWFCPTCKEQNGAAFEICWQCETPFPT
- a CDS encoding SIR2 family NAD-dependent protein deacylase, producing MKKLVVLSGAGMSAESGLKTFRDADGLWEGHDVMEVASIEGWQQNPALVLDFYNQRRRQLLTAQPNIGHQLLADLEQHFDVSIVTQNVDDLHERAGSQKVIHLHGQLLESKSSIDGDLIYPCHQDIELGQTCESGSQLRPNIVWFGEMVPMLEPAAKLVAQADILVIIGTSMQVYPAASLANFAPVDTPIYYIDPKPAINETVQQLTNLVVIAETASQGLASLKEKLLEI
- the ilvN gene encoding acetolactate synthase small subunit, with the protein product MRRILAILLENEPGSLSRIVGLFSQRAFNIESLTVAPTEDESLSRITIATSGDDRVLEQIVKQVNKLIDVIKITDLTERSHVERELLLIKLLAMNDKTRTEIKRIADIFRGNIVDIGKQVYTVQVTGDAEKLDAFISAVSNETEVIESVRSGCVGIGRGEKALRV